A stretch of DNA from Hydrotalea sp.:
TTATTTCGACTATCCACCAATCATTGCGTTCGATTAAAAACGAATCCGCGCCACAGAAAAAATCGGTGGTCAGTATTGGCGATAGCCTGACCCCCGATTATATTATTTGTTTGGAGGATGGAAAGAAACTAAAAATGTTAAAACGGCATTTACGCACCAATTTTAACATGTCGCCGACCGAATATCGCGCGAAATGGGGCTTGCCACCGGATTACCCGATGGTTGCGCCAAACTATGCAAATTTGCGCTCGCAATTTGCTAAACAAAGTGGTTTAGGTAAAGAGAGAGGGGAGCGGGGGAAAAACAAATCTTAAAAAAGATTTATTTAAAATAGAACAAACATATGTTTAAAAAATTTTTCCGCCGCTCGTCTGATTCTTCCGTCCCCGCTGATTCTGCCTCCCCAACCAGGCCTGCACCTGTCCCATCATCGCAGGCATCATTGGGGGGGGACTCGCCCAACCAATCGCCCAACCAATCGCCCAACCAATTGCCCGCAAAATTGGAAAGCAAATTCGACAGCAGTTTAAACCGCAACTTAAACAGCAAATTCGACAGCAAATTTGATAGCAAATTGGGCGGCAACCCCACGCCAAAAAACACGGTGGCAACCATCAGCAAACCCATTGCACTGGTCATTGTGGTGCTAGCGGCGGGTGCCTGGCTTATCAGCCGCCTGCCCCTTAATTCCTTGGCCGGCAATATGTCGACCGACGCCGCCAGCAATATCAATCTTTCGCCGTTGCTCGCCGGCAATTATGCCACCAGCACCAATAATTTTGACGCCGCGATAAAAAATTTAAACGCCGCGCTGAAGGATAGGATGCTCAACCCCGATGCGAAAAACACCATCTATCGGCAATTATTCATTCTGCAACTAAAAAATGGCAATTTTGCCGCCGCCAACCGCCTGGTGGAAAAATTAAAACCGATGCTGGATGACAAGCAACCGCAGAACGTCGGCTTCAGCAACCTGGTCAATTTATTTATCACCATCGACCAAATTAAAAACAAAGAATGGGATGGCAATATCTTGTCAGACGCCAGCACCGGCGGCTTTGGCGAGGTCGGCACCGCGATTGTTTCGGCCTGGGGCGACGCCAGCCGTGATAAGGGTGACGCCGCCCTCGGCGCGCTGAACGACGCGGTAAAAGCCAGCCCGACCGATGGCGAGTTATTATCACAACGCGCCCTGATGAAATTATTGTTGAAGCAACCCCTAACCCTGAACGACCTGACCGGTAATGACCAAGTCGTCAAACCCGGTAATTTGTCGCTGGCGCAAAGCCGTCTTTACCTGCAAGGCCTGAACAACGATAAAAAATGGCCGGAGATGACAGATTTTATCACCGCGCTGGATCGCCCCCTGCCCCTGACCATGCTGGCCGACGAGGATAAAATAAAAAACCAAACGCCCCTGACGCCGTTGATTCAAAAACCGGCGGATGGCTTGGCTTATTTCTTGTTGGATATTGCCGCCAACCTGTTGGCCAATAACCCGGATTCGGCGTTGTTGTTTTGCCAGCTGGCGTTGTTCGCCAGCCCCAAAAACCTTGACGCGCAATTCATGCTGGCCACCATCGACAGCAACCTGGGTTTGAGCGACGACGCCTTCGCCATTTTGAATAATTTGAAAAAAGACGCCAATTATTTGCACATTGCCAATTTGGAGGAAAACGAATTATGGCGCGTCATGGGCAACCCAGCCAAGGCCAAACAAAACCTTATCAACCTGACGCGTGAACACCCAACCATTATTGAATACCAATTGGCGCTGGGCGCGCTGAACATGGGCGATAAAAATTATAGCGACGCCGAAAAAAATTATGCCGCGGTTATAAACCTGAGCAAAGATTACCAACATAACGCCAACGCCTGGTTTTATTATTTCCAACATGGCGTGGCGTTGGAACGCGATAACCAATGGGCACCGGCGGAACAGCAATTGCTGACCGCCCTGAAAATAAATCCCAATTCGCCCGACGTGCTGAATTACCTTGGCTATTCATGGGTGGAGCGACGTAAAAACATCGGCGAGGCCCTGTCGATGTTGCAAAAGGCCAACAAATTATCACCCAACAATGGTGCGATTTTGGATTCGCTCGGCTGGGCCTATTATCAACTCGGCAAATATGACCTGGCGCGCAATTATTTGGAAAAGGCCGGTCAATTAATCGCCGCCGACCCCGATGTCAACGACCATTTGGGTGATGTTTATTGGCGATTGAACAAAAAAACCACGGCGCAATTGTTTTGGAAAAAATCGCTTGATAATTTAGACACCGATGCGCCACGTGCCGCGTTGGAAAAGAAAATTAAATCCGGGTTATAAACCACCCAAGCAATAAAAAAATAGCCGATGGTTGTTCGTATTTTTGCGCCGGTAAAAATTAATTTAATGTTGCGGGTGGTGGGCCAACAGGCGGCGGGCAAGCACCGCGGGTATCACGATATTTCGTCGCTGGTGGTGTTTGGTGATTACGGCGACCATATCACCATTGCGCCATCGCCCGCCAAGCATTTTGCCATCACCGGCGATTTTACAAAAAACATCGGGGCCGACGATGATAATTTTGTCAACCGCGCTATTGCGTTATGTGAAGCCGCGACCAAACAACGTTTCACCGGCGATGTAATAATCGAAAAAAAAATTCCCATCGGCGGCGGATTGGGCGGCGGCACCAGCGACGGCGTCGCCATGATAAAATACCTCGGGGCGTTGTGGCGCATCGACATCGCCACCCAACAACAATTGGCGCAACAAATCGGGGCCGATGGCTTGGCGTTATTTCATGGCCTAAACCATAATAGCCCGTGCCTGGTGGCGGGGATTGGCGATGTTGTTACGCCGGTCGCCCTGGCCCCTGGATTATTATCGTGCCGCATGCTGTTGGTGTGGGATGGCACGTTTGTTTCGACCAACGATGTTTTTCGGCAAAGCGACAACCTGCGCAACAAAAATAACGCGGCGTGGGACGCGCCAATAACCCCGGCGATGGTTGGGAATCTGGCGGTGGCGCAGGATTTAAAAGAAAATGCAAATAGTTTGGAAGCGGCGGCATTTGCCATGCACCCGCGATTGCAACAAACCAAAAACATGATTGGCGACATGGCGGGTTGCGTCGCGGTTAACATGACGGGAAGCGGCGGGTGTTTTTACGCCCTGTTCGATAATGCCGCCAACCGCGCCCGGGCGATGGCTAGCCTAAAAAGCGCGCAATTATGGGCGGCAGAATGTGGCTTTCACCAGCAATAAAAAAACATAAAAAAATGCGATAAGCGGCCAAACCATAAACCATCCTTAATTCTTGCCTTACGCGGCGACGCAGGCTATAGAGATATTATATTTACCATGAGAAAAAATCGTTTCCGGCTGTCGCCTTCGTCCATTTTTGCCCAGGTGGTATCCATTGTGATGTGCCTTTTGCTGGTGGGTTGCGGCCCCAATGAATTTGGCATTTTGTGGCAACCGTCGGGCACCGGCAATGTGATGGTTGGCACGCGCGATGGCAACCATTATTTTATCAGCGCGGATGAACCCTACGCCACCCTTATCGGTAACAAGACTTTTTTAGAACGTGGCAATGCGGTTGATGCCGCGGTGGCCACCGCCATTGCCATGACCGCCACCCAACCATTAAGCGCGAGTTTGGGCGCGGGCGGTGCTTGCCAGGGGTTATTGCCGAATGTCGATGGCGACCTGACGCCATTTGCGGTTTCTTTTGCTGGCGACAACCCATCGAGTTCGATGGCATCGGTGCTATACCAAATTCAAATTAAGCATGGTCGTTTGCCGTGGGAAAAAATGGTGGCACCGGCCGAAAAATTAATCCGCCTTGGTTTTACCGACAATGCGGCGACCAAATTACAAACCGCCAATCCATTTTGGCAACGCGACACCAATGGCGTTGTTACCATGCCCGAATTGGCGGAAAGTTTTTCGACTCTGCGCCTGCGGCCGTTGACATTTATTTTTGGTGTTAAGGATGGCACGATGAATCCAGCATACCAATCGTCTGGGCTGGGGTATAATCAAAAAATGACCACCGCCCAGGCGTTGCGCACCGTGCAGATGACGCCGCTGGCCAATTTAAAAATGCAAAAATTTAATAATGGCGCGGCGGTTGCGTTGATAAAAAACCAAAACATGACTGGTTACGCGCGGCAATGGGTGAATTATTTGGTGGCGTTGAATGGTTACGCCAATGGCGATGTTAAGGTGAAACCGAAGCAACCCGGCCGCGCCGGCACGGCGATGATGGAAAGTTCGGTGATGGCGGTTGATGAATCGGGCCGCGCATTGTCGTGCCATTTTGCGGTGCAGGATTCGGCCGACACGACGCCGGTTAAGGTTGGCAATTTGGGATTTTTTGCACCGCTCGACGGGTTGAAATCCATCGCGGCGCGCGGGTTTTTTATACTTGACGCGGGCGGCACGCCATTTGGTTTGGTCAGTTTGGGGCAATCGGCGCGCGGCGTGGTATGCCAAAAAAACATGGCCAACAATTTCTTTGACAACGGCACCTGCCGTTGGGTGCGCAGCGACACCGACAGCGCCCTGACGATTATGGGGGTGAGGTAAGCTCTCCGGCCCCCTCTCTTTTTTATTTGCAATTGTTTTATTTGTTCTCTATCTTTAGTGGATGGAGAGTAAACAAATGATAAAGAATTATAAATCTTGGTTTGATGATATAAGAAAACAAACCTATATTGATAATGCCCCTATTGTAAGGAGCACGTATAATATCACCGCTAATATAAACGGCTCAAATTTAGAACATCACTTGCAAACGATGTTTGGCCAATCAGTAAAAAATTACAATGATATCAAAAAATTAAACAATAATGATGTTTTAAAGGCCGCTGTTCTTTCTTTGGCTAGCAACATGCGCGCTTGGCGGCGAATAGAGCCGAACAAACTACAGCTAGAAAAAATATTTTATAATTATGATATTGCAGAAATTAAAAAAAATAACCACATAAACGACGAAGAGATAAGAGTTTTGTTGGGAGGGCAGACAGGGGGCAGAGATGCAAAATCTATAATTAGTTTTCTATACAATTATTTACCAAAATATAAAAATTTTATCGAGATAATTTTTTCTATTTTAGAAAGGTATAATAATTACAAACTAAAAAATTATGAAGAAACAATTATTTTAAGTGCACTACTTGGTTCAGAAAACCAACAAGACAATTATAAAATAAAAGGCATGGGCTTTGCCTTAGCTTCAGAATTTTTGCGCAATCTTGGCTTCCCTAATTTTAAACCAGATAGGCATATATTAAGAATATTTTATGATGATATAATTTTTAAAGATGGGTTGTGTCCTGATTTAATTAACAACACAAAAAAGATATTGAATACATTAAATAAACCATACAAAAATACACCTTTTGAAAAAAGAGATAAAGATGGAGGCCTCTCTATAAATATTGAAACCAATATCTATGCCTGTCTGTTAGGGGCTAAGATTGCTGAAGATGCTGGTTGTGCGAACAACATCAATTTTGTTGATAACACCCTTTGGTTATATGGTTCGGAAATTAAAAAGAAAAAAATAACTACTCAACAACCGAAGCAAATTTTTAATCCCGTTGCGAATAATAATGCATACCAAAATACTAAAGCGGGATTTTTTGATTGGCTGAGGACTGAGGGCAAG
This window harbors:
- a CDS encoding MucR family transcriptional regulator, with the protein product MVENTIDKGHKQTSSNNGDDGANKTTASTAVAKQDVLDALQKHSSAGAKSTEKKHNDHGVGGVNAENILHLTTQVATAYFQNNRVASGDVATIISTIHQSLRSIKNESAPQKKSVVSIGDSLTPDYIICLEDGKKLKMLKRHLRTNFNMSPTEYRAKWGLPPDYPMVAPNYANLRSQFAKQSGLGKERGERGKNKS
- a CDS encoding gamma-glutamyltransferase; protein product: MRKNRFRLSPSSIFAQVVSIVMCLLLVGCGPNEFGILWQPSGTGNVMVGTRDGNHYFISADEPYATLIGNKTFLERGNAVDAAVATAIAMTATQPLSASLGAGGACQGLLPNVDGDLTPFAVSFAGDNPSSSMASVLYQIQIKHGRLPWEKMVAPAEKLIRLGFTDNAATKLQTANPFWQRDTNGVVTMPELAESFSTLRLRPLTFIFGVKDGTMNPAYQSSGLGYNQKMTTAQALRTVQMTPLANLKMQKFNNGAAVALIKNQNMTGYARQWVNYLVALNGYANGDVKVKPKQPGRAGTAMMESSVMAVDESGRALSCHFAVQDSADTTPVKVGNLGFFAPLDGLKSIAARGFFILDAGGTPFGLVSLGQSARGVVCQKNMANNFFDNGTCRWVRSDTDSALTIMGVR